One Scomber scombrus chromosome 1, fScoSco1.1, whole genome shotgun sequence DNA segment encodes these proteins:
- the LOC133991853 gene encoding high-affinity choline transporter 1-like: MTIHVEGLVAIAIFYLLILFVGIWAAWKNKHSGEAEGTDRSETIMVGGRDIGLFVGGFTMTATWVGGGYINGTAEYVYLPDYGLAWAQAPFGYALSLAVGGLFFAKPMRSRGYVTMLDPFQQMYGKRMGGLLFIPALMGEIFWSAAILSALGATLSVIVDINIKMSVVISALIAIFYTLVGGLYSVAYTDVVQLFCIFVGLWISVPFALTNPAVSDITVTAVKQVYQSPWRGSIHKNDTWVWIDNFCLLMLGGIPWQVYFQRVLSASSATYAQVLSFLAAFGCLVMAVPSVLIGAIGASTDWNQTSYGSIPPKDREQADMILPIVLQHLCPPFVSFFGLGAVSAAVMSSADSSILSASSMFARNIYQLAFRQSASDREIVWVMRITIFVFGGLATVMALVTGTVYGLWYLSSDLVYVIIFPQLLSVLFVKGTNTYGSVAAYLFGMFLRIGGGEPYLQLPPFIYYPGWTTEMRKHHITGEMEEVVIQKFPFKTVSMVASFLANVAFSYLAKYLFESGKLSHKYDFLDAVVSKHSGEIMDKTTLVTRGNNIGLSEMAPVKPRLSVTLAAAFTRRDTLPAEMVEEEEEESSPDSSHHDDKLRM; this comes from the exons ATGACCATCCATGTAGAGGGGCTTGTGGCTATCGCGATCTTCTATCTACTGATCCTGTTTGTGGGCATCTGGGCGGCATGGAAGAACAAGCACTCAGGGGAGGCGGAGGGAACCGACCGCAGCGAAACCATCATGGTCGGCGGGAGGGACATTGGGTTATTCGTCGGTGGATTTACCATGACAG CGACCTGGGTTGGAGGAGGATACATTAATGGAACAGCTGAGTATGTTTATCTACCAGATTATGGCTTGGCTTGGGCACAGGCTCCCTTTGGATATGCCCTCAGTCTTGCTGTAG GTGgtcttttttttgcaaagcCCATGCGCTCGCGAGGTTACGTCACCATGTTGGACCCATTCCAGCAGATGTATGGGAAACGCATGGGTGGCCTTCTCTTCATACCTGCATTAATGGGTGAGATCTTCTGGTCTGCTGCCATCTTATCCGCACTTG GTGCTACTCTCAGTGTAATCGTGGACATCAACATTAAGATGTCTGTGGTTATCTCTGCACTTATTGCAATTTTTTATACCCTGGTTGGAGGACTTTACTCTGTGGCCTACACTGACGTTGTGCAGCTCTTCTGTATCTTTGTGGGCCTG TGGATCAGTGTCCCGTTTGCTCTGACCAATCCAGCTGTGTCAGACATTACTGTCACTGCAGTGAAGCAGGTGTACCAGTCGCCCTGGAGAGGCAGCATCCACAAGAATGACACCTGGGTCTGGATAGACAATTTTTGCCTCCTG ATGCTCGGAGGAATACCTTGGCAGGTGTATTTTCAAAGAGTCCTGTCTGCCTCCTCGGCCACCTACGCACAAGTCCTCTCTTTCCTGGCTGCTTTTGGGTGCCTCGTCATGGCTGTGCCCTCCGTTCTCATTGGAGCCATCGGGGCCTCCACAG ACTGGAACCAGACGTCGTATGGTAGCATTCCTCCTAAAGACAGGGAGCAAGCAGATATGATTCTACCCATCGTGCTCCAACACCTCTGCCCACCATTCGTCTCTTTTTTCGGCCTCGGTGCAGTGTCAGCAGCCGTCATGTCCTCTGCAGACTCATCCATCCTGTCAGCAAGCTCCATGTTTGCAAGAAACATCTACCAGCTTGCCTTCAGGCAATCG GCATCTGACCGTGAGATTGTGTGGGTGATGCGCATCACCATCTTTGTGTTTGGTGGCCTTGCCACAGTGATGGCACTGGTAACCGGGACAGTTTACGGCCTCTGGTACCTGAGCTCAGACCTGGTTTATGTCATCATCTTCCCCCAGCTGCTCAGTGTGCTCTTTGTCAAAGGCACCAACACATATGGCTCGGTGGCTGCCTATTTGTTTGGCATGTTTCTACGTATAGGTGGAGGGGAGCCCTACTTGCAGCTGCCCCCTTTCATTTATTACCCTGGCTGGACCACTGAGATGCGGAAGCACCACATAACTGGAGAAATGGAGGAAGTCGTGATCCAGAAGTTCCCTTTCAAGACAGTCTCTATGGTCGCCTCCTTTTTGGCTAATGTTGCTTTCTCCTACCTAGCCAAGTACCTGTTTGAGAGCGGCAAGCTGTCGCACAAATACGACTTTCTTGATGCAGTGGTGTCCAAGCATAGTGGAGAGATTATGGATAAGACAACGCTTGTAACCCGTGGCAACAACATTGGGCTGTCAGAGATGGCGCCTGTCAAACCGCGGCTGAGTGTGACCTTGGCGGCCGCCTTCACGCGCCGTGACACGTTGCCTGCAGAaatggtggaggaggaggaggaggagtccaGCCCTGACTCCTCCCACCACGATGACAAACTCAGGatgtga